In a single window of the Desulfovibrio mangrovi genome:
- a CDS encoding M20 metallopeptidase family protein produces MPVKPEIAACFDELKSMRQHLHSCPEIGLETVRTVAFVKEQLDRYGIGYEDIGVNSLLAKVEGRGPGKTVAFRADMDALETTEETGLPYQSATKGRMHACGHDGHTATMLAFARYLADHRDLDGTVLLLFQSGEEGFGGALEVVKDGLFDKYRIDCMFGMHNWPGYAENQIVVHHGTAMASEDRFDLVIRGRSGHASVPHACVEPFAAVADFIKGAQSVIARRISAHDKAVISITQVHGGSAYNIIPDEVVVRGNVRTTCAAVQDRIEESLGQLAAGLEAIYGVTATFAYHRKHPPLVNSMPELAVAAATRVVGRENVLTEELPAMGSEDYAFFMQNTKGCFVWIGNGVDSPVIHNSKYDFNDQVILTGASLFAELLEEVMK; encoded by the coding sequence ATGCCCGTTAAGCCAGAGATTGCGGCCTGCTTCGACGAACTGAAGAGTATGCGTCAGCACCTTCATTCCTGTCCCGAAATAGGCCTTGAGACCGTAAGAACCGTTGCCTTCGTGAAAGAACAGCTCGACCGCTACGGCATCGGTTATGAAGATATAGGGGTGAACTCCCTGCTGGCGAAGGTGGAAGGGCGTGGCCCCGGTAAGACAGTGGCCTTCCGCGCCGACATGGACGCGCTGGAGACCACGGAAGAAACCGGCCTGCCCTACCAGTCCGCCACCAAGGGGCGCATGCACGCCTGCGGACACGACGGACACACCGCCACCATGCTGGCATTTGCCCGCTATCTTGCGGATCACAGGGACCTTGACGGCACCGTTCTGCTGCTGTTCCAGTCCGGCGAAGAAGGCTTCGGCGGCGCGCTGGAAGTGGTCAAGGACGGACTGTTCGATAAGTACCGCATCGACTGCATGTTCGGCATGCACAACTGGCCCGGATACGCAGAGAACCAGATCGTGGTGCACCACGGAACCGCCATGGCTTCCGAAGACCGCTTTGATCTGGTCATTCGCGGCAGAAGCGGACACGCGTCCGTTCCCCACGCCTGCGTGGAACCCTTTGCCGCCGTGGCCGACTTCATCAAGGGGGCCCAGTCCGTCATCGCCCGCAGGATTTCCGCCCACGACAAGGCGGTTATCAGCATCACGCAGGTGCACGGCGGCAGCGCCTACAACATCATCCCCGATGAAGTGGTTGTACGCGGCAACGTGCGTACCACCTGCGCCGCCGTGCAGGACCGCATAGAAGAATCCCTCGGCCAGCTGGCCGCGGGACTGGAGGCCATCTACGGCGTAACGGCAACGTTCGCCTACCATCGCAAGCACCCCCCGCTGGTCAATTCCATGCCGGAACTGGCCGTGGCTGCGGCTACCCGCGTCGTAGGCCGCGAAAACGTGCTGACAGAAGAGCTGCCTGCCATGGGCAGCGAGGATTACGCCTTCTTCATGCAGAACACCAAGGGATGTTTTGTCTGGATAGGCAACGGGGTTGACTCTCCGGTAATCCACAACAGCAAGTATGACTTCAACGATCAGGTCATTCTGACCGGCGCCTCGCTCTTTGCCGAGCTGCTCGAAGAAGTCATGAAATAG
- a CDS encoding DUF3100 domain-containing protein codes for MLDAIKNVKIHLIVLILVAASEAIGILKFKVGPGMLVLLPMLYAVFIGTFLGPKFLKVVKDKDMGHASALVSLTLMLLMARYGTLVGPKFFEILKAGPALVLQEFGNLGTLLIGIPIAMFLGLKREAVGAAHSIAREPNVALIGDIYGLDSAEGRGVMGVYICGTVFGTIFFGLAASFLSILNVFHPYALAMASGVGSASMMTATVGSLSAIYPEMADKIQAFGVASNTLSGLDGVYMSMLIALPLSNKLYNFLYRLKFGKPVEA; via the coding sequence ATGTTAGACGCAATCAAGAATGTGAAGATCCACCTTATCGTTCTGATTCTGGTGGCCGCATCCGAAGCGATCGGCATTCTCAAATTCAAGGTCGGCCCGGGCATGCTGGTACTGCTGCCCATGCTCTACGCCGTATTCATCGGCACCTTTCTCGGTCCCAAGTTTCTTAAGGTCGTCAAGGACAAGGACATGGGCCACGCCAGCGCGCTGGTCAGTCTGACCCTGATGCTGCTCATGGCCCGTTACGGCACCCTTGTGGGCCCCAAGTTCTTTGAAATCCTCAAGGCGGGTCCCGCCCTCGTGCTGCAGGAATTCGGCAACCTCGGCACCCTGCTCATAGGCATTCCCATTGCCATGTTCCTCGGCCTCAAGCGTGAAGCCGTGGGCGCGGCGCATTCCATTGCCCGCGAGCCCAACGTGGCCCTCATCGGCGACATCTACGGCCTTGATTCCGCTGAAGGTCGCGGGGTCATGGGCGTGTACATCTGCGGCACCGTGTTCGGCACCATTTTCTTCGGTCTGGCTGCCTCTTTCCTGAGCATCCTGAACGTGTTCCACCCCTATGCGCTGGCCATGGCTTCCGGCGTGGGTTCCGCCAGCATGATGACCGCCACCGTGGGCAGCCTTTCCGCCATTTATCCTGAGATGGCCGACAAGATTCAGGCCTTCGGCGTGGCCAGCAACACCCTTTCCGGTCTGGACGGCGTGTACATGTCCATGCTCATCGCCCTGCCCCTGTCCAACAAGCTCTACAACTTCCTGTACCGACTCAAGTTCGGCAAGCCCGTGGAGGCGTAA